Genomic window (Anaerolineales bacterium):
CGCGGCCATCGGTCGGGCCGAGATGATCCGCGGCGACTGGATCAAGCCCGGCGCCTACGTGATCGATGTCGGGACCAACCGGGTCGATGACCCCTCGACCAAGAGCGGCTCGCGGCTGGTAGGAGATGTCGCCTTCGCCGAGGCCCTGGAAGTGGCGGGCGCCATCACGCCCGTGCCGGGCGGTGTCGGCCCGATGACGATCACCCTGTTGCTGCAGAACACCCTCCGTTCGG
Coding sequences:
- a CDS encoding bifunctional methylenetetrahydrofolate dehydrogenase/methenyltetrahydrofolate cyclohydrolase, whose product is AAIGRAEMIRGDWIKPGAYVIDVGTNRVDDPSTKSGSRLVGDVAFAEALEVAGAITPVPGGVGPMTITLLLQNTLRSAQRVG